One stretch of Variovorax sp. TBS-050B DNA includes these proteins:
- a CDS encoding ferritin-like domain-containing protein, with the protein MNANASPAGSGEHQRLVLDEQAIGAAAKSLDDGAVTPSYGPWRDDVVKLLNDALATELVCVLRYKRHYFTANGVASPAIAEEFLVHANEESAHADRIAERIVQLGGEPDFAPNGLLARSHAGYDESTDLQAMVRANLVAERIAVETYRQMINLIGDKDPTTRRMLEDILSDEEEHADELKDWLGH; encoded by the coding sequence ATGAATGCCAATGCTTCCCCCGCCGGTTCGGGCGAGCACCAGCGCCTGGTGCTCGACGAACAGGCCATCGGCGCCGCGGCCAAGAGCCTCGACGACGGTGCCGTCACGCCAAGCTACGGACCGTGGCGCGACGACGTCGTCAAGCTGTTGAACGACGCCCTCGCCACCGAACTGGTGTGCGTGCTGCGCTACAAGCGCCACTACTTCACGGCCAACGGCGTGGCCTCGCCCGCGATCGCCGAGGAGTTCCTCGTCCATGCGAACGAGGAATCGGCCCATGCCGACCGGATCGCCGAGCGCATCGTGCAGCTCGGCGGCGAGCCCGACTTCGCGCCGAACGGCTTGCTTGCGCGCAGCCATGCCGGCTACGACGAGTCGACCGACCTGCAGGCCATGGTGCGCGCGAACCTGGTCGCCGAGCGCATCGCGGTCGAAACCTATCGCCAGATGATCAACCTGATCGGCGACAAGGACCCGACCACGCGGCGCATGCTCGAGGACATCCTATCTGACGAGGAAGAACACGCCGACGAGCTCAAGGACTGGCTCGGCCACTGA
- a CDS encoding CHASE3 domain-containing protein, translating to MALSLLLAALAALALVGINEAGYRQSSRALADIGEAQKVRSTLNQLLQNMLDAETGQRGYLLTGEASYRQPYDTAVRQVDGNLAALRQLYAERKAERARLAELSKHVLRKVAEMDMSVRLRQDGKEDAWKFVMTTDVGREEMEAIRKTAGELMEISNKTLHDGQVQVMNSLRLARIGTAIVALAALLAFFLYLRQTHALRSVGERQQEALQRERNALEDEVRERTASLAELATHLQDVRETERGYLARELHDELGSLLTAAKLDVARLKSRLLDTPDATQRLQHLTELLNSGIALKRRIIEDLRPSSLSNLGLVASLEILGREFAERSGIPVQMALEPVTMDESRQLTIYRMVQESLTNIGKYAEATEATIVLKNYENHVIVEVADNGKGFDPLRIRPSTHGLAGMRHRVEAARGKLTISAAPGRGTRVSAMLPVVNVR from the coding sequence ATGGCCCTGAGCCTGCTGCTCGCGGCATTGGCCGCGCTGGCCCTCGTCGGCATCAACGAGGCGGGCTATCGCCAGTCGAGTCGTGCCCTGGCCGACATCGGCGAGGCACAGAAGGTGCGCAGCACGCTCAACCAGCTCCTGCAGAACATGCTCGATGCCGAAACCGGCCAGCGAGGCTACCTGCTGACCGGCGAGGCGAGCTATCGCCAACCCTACGACACGGCGGTCCGGCAGGTCGACGGCAACCTCGCGGCGCTGCGCCAACTTTACGCCGAACGGAAGGCCGAGCGCGCCCGGCTCGCCGAGCTGTCCAAGCACGTGCTGCGCAAGGTCGCCGAGATGGACATGAGCGTGCGGCTGCGGCAGGACGGCAAGGAGGACGCCTGGAAGTTCGTCATGACGACCGACGTCGGGCGCGAGGAAATGGAAGCCATTCGCAAGACCGCCGGCGAGCTGATGGAGATCAGCAACAAGACCCTGCACGACGGGCAGGTCCAGGTCATGAACTCGCTGCGGCTCGCGCGCATCGGCACCGCGATCGTGGCGCTCGCCGCGCTGCTGGCCTTCTTCCTGTACCTGCGCCAGACCCATGCGCTGCGCTCGGTCGGCGAGCGCCAGCAGGAGGCGCTGCAGCGCGAGCGCAATGCGCTGGAGGACGAGGTGCGCGAGCGCACCGCCTCGCTGGCGGAGCTGGCGACCCACCTGCAGGACGTGCGCGAGACCGAACGCGGCTACCTGGCGCGCGAACTGCACGACGAGCTCGGCTCCCTGCTGACCGCGGCCAAGCTCGACGTGGCCCGCCTCAAGTCGCGGCTGCTCGACACGCCCGACGCCACCCAGCGGCTGCAGCACCTGACCGAGCTGCTCAACAGCGGCATCGCGCTCAAGCGCCGCATCATCGAGGACCTGCGGCCGTCGTCCCTGTCGAACCTCGGGCTGGTCGCGTCGCTCGAGATCCTCGGCCGCGAGTTCGCCGAGCGCTCGGGCATCCCGGTGCAGATGGCGCTCGAGCCGGTGACCATGGACGAATCGCGCCAGCTCACGATCTACCGCATGGTGCAGGAGAGCCTCACCAACATCGGCAAGTACGCCGAGGCCACCGAAGCGACCATCGTGCTGAAGAACTACGAGAACCACGTGATCGTGGAAGTGGCCGACAACGGCAAGGGCTTCGACCCCCTGCGCATCCGGCCGTCGACGCACGGGCTCGCGGGCATGCGCCACCGTGTGGAGGCCGCGCGCGGCAAGCTCACGATCTCTGCGGCGCCCGGACGCGGCACGCGCGTGAGCGCCATGCTGCCGGTGGTCAACGTGCGCTGA
- a CDS encoding AsmA family protein, producing MATTVLRTRPLWLKLLAAFVLLFAALALLLAFFPWDRLREPVNRYVSEKTGRKFEITRRLDVGIGLRGATVKADGIEFANPPWARDPYLLKAEHAEFDIRLWPLLGKRVVIPRLALSSPTLGLQMEADGRRTWALGKDTADPGTVPVIGLMQIDGGAVDFLAQHLGVDVHADVSYDTSRGELPLAYSIKGRYKGQPLTADGRTGNVLQLNAAGQPPFPMEIQAAAGQTKLKAAGTVTQFADLDGIEAKFELKGQTLGALFPLLGVALPDTSPYALSGDLRKRGTQWEVAGLKGRLGLSDIAGDMRFDQGGQRPHLAGDLRSKVMDMDDLGPLIGLKPTERSAKAVEGVAPPPTIETKRAPGAKVLPTATLDFDRLRAMNAEVKYTADRIRNVRDVPLDRGSVQVRLKDGVLALDPLDLGVGGGKFVGAIRIDATQNPADIRASLDLRNVQLNRLIPKIETMRSSFSRLDGRLQLSGRGNSVSSWLGGASGDVAAMTGRGRFSNLLLEFMGLDGGEIIKFLLRGDRNVELRCAAVAFNVEKGVMRSRSMVLDTADTVFYASGEANLATEKLDFVVRPEPKDASILSLRTPLVVGGTFGSPSGGVQAVPLAERGLAALVLGALNPLLALAATIETGPGEDADCKGVLAEANKPTAGTAAAGAAKAKGAKQRP from the coding sequence ATGGCAACGACTGTCCTGCGCACCCGGCCGCTCTGGCTCAAGCTGCTGGCCGCCTTCGTGCTGCTTTTCGCGGCGCTGGCACTGTTGCTGGCGTTCTTTCCGTGGGACAGGCTGCGCGAGCCGGTGAACCGCTACGTCAGCGAGAAGACCGGGCGCAAGTTCGAGATCACGCGCCGGCTCGACGTCGGCATCGGCCTGCGCGGCGCGACCGTCAAGGCCGACGGCATCGAGTTCGCCAACCCGCCGTGGGCGCGCGACCCCTACCTGCTCAAGGCCGAGCATGCCGAGTTCGACATCCGGCTCTGGCCGCTGCTCGGGAAGAGGGTGGTGATCCCGAGGCTCGCGCTGTCGTCGCCCACGCTCGGGCTGCAGATGGAGGCCGACGGCCGCCGCACCTGGGCGCTCGGCAAGGACACCGCCGATCCCGGCACGGTGCCGGTGATCGGCCTCATGCAGATCGACGGCGGCGCCGTCGACTTCCTCGCCCAGCACCTGGGCGTGGACGTGCATGCGGACGTGAGCTACGACACCAGCCGCGGCGAACTGCCGCTGGCCTACAGCATCAAGGGCCGCTACAAGGGCCAGCCGCTGACCGCCGACGGCCGCACCGGCAACGTGCTGCAGCTCAACGCCGCCGGGCAGCCGCCGTTCCCGATGGAGATCCAGGCCGCGGCGGGGCAGACGAAGCTCAAGGCGGCCGGCACCGTGACCCAGTTCGCCGATCTCGACGGCATCGAGGCGAAATTCGAGCTCAAGGGCCAGACCCTCGGGGCGCTGTTCCCGCTGCTCGGCGTGGCGCTGCCCGACACCTCCCCCTATGCGCTGAGCGGCGACCTGCGCAAGCGCGGCACGCAGTGGGAGGTGGCCGGCCTCAAGGGGCGGCTCGGCCTGTCCGACATCGCGGGCGACATGCGCTTCGACCAGGGCGGCCAGCGTCCGCACCTCGCGGGCGATCTGCGCTCGAAGGTGATGGACATGGACGACCTCGGACCGCTGATCGGCTTGAAGCCCACCGAGCGCTCCGCCAAGGCGGTGGAGGGCGTGGCCCCGCCGCCGACCATCGAGACCAAGCGCGCGCCGGGCGCCAAGGTGCTGCCCACGGCCACCCTCGACTTCGACCGCCTGCGCGCGATGAACGCCGAGGTCAAGTACACCGCCGACCGCATCCGCAACGTGCGCGACGTGCCGCTCGACCGCGGCAGCGTGCAGGTCCGGCTCAAGGACGGCGTGCTGGCGCTCGATCCGCTCGACCTCGGCGTGGGCGGGGGCAAGTTCGTGGGTGCGATCCGCATCGATGCCACCCAGAACCCGGCGGACATCCGCGCCTCGCTCGACCTGCGCAACGTGCAGCTCAACCGGCTGATCCCGAAGATCGAGACCATGCGCAGCAGCTTCAGCCGGCTCGACGGGCGGCTTCAGCTTTCGGGCCGGGGCAATTCGGTGTCGAGCTGGCTCGGCGGCGCTTCGGGCGACGTGGCGGCGATGACCGGACGCGGCCGCTTCAGCAACCTGCTGCTCGAGTTCATGGGGCTCGACGGCGGCGAGATCATCAAGTTCCTGCTGCGCGGTGACCGCAACGTCGAGCTGCGCTGCGCCGCGGTGGCCTTCAACGTGGAGAAGGGCGTCATGCGCAGCCGCAGCATGGTGCTCGACACGGCCGACACGGTCTTCTATGCCTCGGGGGAGGCCAACCTCGCGACCGAGAAGCTCGACTTCGTGGTCCGCCCCGAGCCCAAGGACGCGAGCATCCTGTCGCTGCGCACGCCGCTGGTCGTCGGCGGCACCTTCGGCTCGCCCTCGGGCGGGGTGCAGGCGGTGCCGCTGGCCGAACGCGGCCTCGCGGCGCTGGTGCTCGGCGCGCTCAATCCGCTGCTGGCGCTGGCCGCGACCATCGAGACCGGCCCGGGCGAAGATGCGGACTGCAAGGGCGTGCTCGCCGAGGCCAACAAGCCCACTGCCGGGACAGCGGCCGCCGGCGCGGCCAAGGCAAAGGGCGCGAAGCAGCGCCCCTGA
- a CDS encoding response regulator transcription factor — MIKIGIVDDHAIVRSGLRQFFSEHVDLRVAGEAASGREAIELVRTTELDVLVMDLSMPGQSGIDALAMIRAKAPDVGILILSGYPEEHYAMNLIRQGASGYLNKECDPMEIVNAIRTISLGRRYITPAVAELLARQLDRKDDAAPHEQLSEREFQVFLKLAKGETAGDIAKTLSLSVKTVSTYRTRLMEKMNLSSNSDLTYYALKNKLID, encoded by the coding sequence ATGATCAAAATTGGAATTGTGGACGACCATGCCATCGTGCGGTCGGGCCTGCGGCAGTTCTTCTCCGAGCACGTGGATCTGCGCGTGGCCGGCGAGGCCGCGAGCGGTCGCGAGGCCATCGAGCTCGTGCGCACCACCGAACTCGACGTGCTGGTAATGGACCTCTCCATGCCGGGACAGAGCGGCATCGACGCGCTCGCGATGATCCGCGCCAAGGCGCCGGACGTCGGCATCCTGATCCTGAGCGGCTACCCCGAAGAGCACTACGCGATGAACCTCATCCGTCAGGGCGCGAGCGGCTACCTCAACAAGGAATGCGATCCGATGGAGATCGTCAACGCCATCCGCACGATCTCGCTCGGCCGCCGCTACATCACGCCGGCGGTGGCCGAACTGCTCGCGCGCCAGCTCGACCGCAAGGACGACGCCGCGCCGCACGAGCAGCTCTCGGAGCGCGAGTTCCAGGTGTTCCTGAAGCTCGCCAAGGGCGAGACCGCCGGCGACATCGCCAAGACGCTGTCGCTCTCGGTCAAGACCGTCAGCACCTACCGCACCCGGCTGATGGAGAAGATGAACCTCTCCTCCAACAGCGACCTGACGTACTACGCGCTGAAGAACAAGCTGATCGATTGA
- a CDS encoding DUF429 domain-containing protein: MLLFGCDFSCAPTARKPIVVAAGEAGADGRLVLGGLRRFVTLGAWADWLCSEPAWIGGFDFPFGLPRELVEQLRWPLEWEALMRHYAGLSRAEIRATFAAFCAARPVGGKFAHRATDAPAGSSTSMKWVNPPVAFMLHAGVPPLLEAGARMPGLHAGRNPDRVALEAYPGLLARELIGRRSYKSDEAAKQTPERLAARTDLLAALEAGSSRLGLKLALDATQRAELLGDARGDHLDAVLCLVQAAWSAARASTPGPGYGLPTHFDPVEGWIVTA; this comes from the coding sequence ATGCTGCTCTTCGGCTGCGACTTCTCCTGCGCACCCACGGCGCGCAAGCCGATCGTCGTGGCCGCGGGCGAGGCGGGCGCGGACGGCCGGCTGGTGCTCGGCGGCTTGCGGCGCTTCGTCACGCTCGGCGCCTGGGCCGACTGGCTCTGCAGCGAGCCGGCCTGGATCGGCGGTTTCGACTTCCCGTTCGGGCTGCCGCGCGAACTGGTGGAGCAGCTGCGCTGGCCGCTCGAATGGGAGGCGCTCATGCGCCACTACGCCGGCCTGAGCCGCGCCGAGATCCGCGCCACCTTCGCCGCCTTCTGCGCGGCCCGGCCGGTGGGCGGCAAGTTCGCGCACCGCGCCACCGATGCGCCCGCGGGTTCGAGCACCTCGATGAAATGGGTGAACCCGCCCGTCGCGTTCATGCTCCACGCGGGCGTGCCGCCGCTGCTCGAAGCGGGCGCGCGGATGCCGGGGCTGCATGCCGGCCGCAACCCGGACCGCGTCGCGCTCGAAGCCTATCCGGGGCTGCTCGCGCGCGAGCTGATCGGCCGGCGCAGCTACAAGAGCGACGAGGCCGCCAAGCAGACGCCGGAGCGGCTCGCGGCGCGGACCGACCTGCTGGCGGCACTCGAGGCCGGCAGCTCACGCCTCGGGCTGAAGCTCGCGCTCGACGCCACCCAGCGCGCCGAGCTGCTCGGCGACGCCCGCGGCGACCACCTCGATGCGGTGCTGTGCCTGGTGCAGGCCGCATGGAGCGCCGCGCGCGCCTCGACGCCCGGGCCGGGCTACGGGCTGCCGACGCACTTCGATCCGGTCGAGGGCTGGATCGTCACGGCCTGA
- a CDS encoding S41 family peptidase encodes MGQKLKITGWVAAGAVAGVLTTVSLQTVARGSLAPLPLEELQQLAAVFGMVKSDYVEPVDEKKLISDAISGMVAGLDPHSQYFDKKSFKEFREGTTGRFVGVGIEISQEDGLIKVVSPIEGSPAFRAGLKPNDLITKIDDTAVRGLSLNEAVKRMRGEANTKVLLTIFRKDESRTFPVTITREEIRTQSVRGKVIEPGYGWIRLSQFQERTVDDFVKKVDEIYKQEPNLKGLVLDLRNDPGGLLDAAVAISAAFLPENVTVVTTDGQLAESKSVYKAAPEFYQRRSGSDPLRNLPAALKTVPLVVLVNEGSASASEIVAGALQDHKRATIMGSQTFGKGSVQTVRPLGPDTGLKITTARYYTPSGTSIQAKGIVPNVLVDESAEGSPFAALRMREADLEKHLASGQGPEVKDPEREKARDEARKRLEEEAKKPPQDRKVPEFGSDKDFPLVQALNRLKGQPVLVSKTQIIVENKEEKKEN; translated from the coding sequence ATGGGCCAGAAATTGAAGATTACCGGCTGGGTCGCCGCTGGCGCCGTGGCCGGCGTCCTGACCACCGTCTCGCTGCAGACGGTCGCACGCGGCTCGCTCGCGCCACTCCCGCTCGAAGAACTGCAGCAGCTCGCGGCCGTCTTCGGCATGGTCAAGAGCGACTATGTCGAGCCGGTGGACGAGAAGAAGCTCATCTCCGACGCCATCTCGGGCATGGTTGCAGGGCTCGATCCGCATTCCCAGTACTTCGACAAGAAGTCCTTCAAGGAATTCCGCGAGGGCACGACCGGCCGCTTCGTCGGCGTGGGCATCGAGATCTCGCAGGAGGACGGGCTCATCAAGGTGGTGTCGCCGATCGAGGGTTCGCCGGCCTTCCGCGCCGGCCTCAAGCCCAACGACCTGATCACCAAGATCGACGACACCGCGGTGCGCGGGCTGTCGCTCAACGAAGCCGTCAAGCGCATGCGCGGCGAGGCCAACACCAAGGTGCTGCTGACGATCTTCCGCAAGGACGAGAGCCGCACCTTCCCGGTCACGATCACGCGCGAGGAAATCCGCACCCAGTCGGTCCGCGGCAAGGTCATCGAGCCGGGCTACGGCTGGATCCGCCTGTCGCAGTTCCAGGAGCGCACGGTCGACGACTTCGTCAAGAAGGTCGACGAGATCTACAAGCAGGAGCCGAACCTCAAGGGCCTGGTGCTCGACCTGCGCAACGACCCGGGCGGCCTGCTCGACGCGGCGGTGGCGATTTCGGCCGCCTTCCTGCCCGAGAACGTCACGGTGGTCACCACCGACGGCCAGCTGGCCGAGAGCAAGTCGGTCTACAAGGCGGCGCCGGAGTTCTACCAGCGCCGCTCCGGAAGCGATCCGCTGCGCAACCTGCCGGCCGCCCTCAAGACGGTGCCGCTGGTGGTGCTGGTGAACGAAGGCTCGGCCTCGGCCAGCGAGATCGTGGCCGGCGCGCTGCAGGACCACAAGCGCGCCACCATCATGGGCAGCCAGACCTTCGGCAAGGGCTCGGTGCAGACCGTGCGTCCGCTCGGCCCCGACACCGGACTCAAGATCACGACCGCGCGCTACTACACGCCGAGCGGCACCTCGATCCAGGCCAAGGGCATCGTGCCCAACGTGCTGGTCGACGAAAGCGCCGAGGGCAGCCCCTTCGCCGCGCTGCGCATGCGCGAGGCCGACCTGGAGAAGCATCTGGCGAGCGGCCAGGGCCCCGAGGTCAAGGACCCGGAACGCGAAAAGGCGCGCGACGAAGCCCGCAAGCGCCTCGAGGAAGAGGCCAAGAAGCCGCCGCAGGACCGCAAGGTGCCCGAATTCGGCAGCGACAAGGACTTTCCGCTGGTCCAGGCGCTCAACCGCCTGAAGGGTCAGCCGGTGCTGGTCAGCAAGACGCAGATCATCGTCGAGAACAAGGAAGAGAAGAAGGAAAACTGA
- a CDS encoding response regulator, translating into MDTRLQTYIVEDNLTIRENLIGTLEELTCTTVVGFAETEVHAKQWLQEHSDEWDLAVVDLFLKQGSGLGVLQACASRRSNQKVVVLSNYATPDIRRRCAEFGVDAVFDKSNEIDALVDFCILEAAAHRPATGTD; encoded by the coding sequence ATGGATACAAGATTGCAGACATACATCGTCGAAGACAACCTCACGATCCGTGAAAACCTCATTGGCACCCTGGAAGAGCTCACCTGCACGACCGTGGTCGGCTTCGCGGAAACCGAAGTCCATGCGAAGCAATGGCTTCAGGAGCACAGCGACGAGTGGGATCTCGCGGTGGTCGATCTCTTTCTCAAGCAGGGCAGCGGGCTGGGCGTGCTGCAGGCCTGCGCGTCGCGCCGGTCCAACCAGAAGGTGGTCGTGCTCAGCAACTATGCGACGCCCGACATCCGGCGCCGCTGCGCGGAGTTCGGGGTCGATGCGGTGTTCGACAAATCGAACGAGATCGATGCACTGGTGGACTTCTGCATTCTCGAAGCGGCGGCGCACCGCCCCGCCACCGGCACCGACTGA
- a CDS encoding rhodanese-like domain-containing protein: MEFVTANWMLLLIALSSGGLLAWPLVRGTGGGSLTAQGAVQLINRERAVLVDVREPEEFATGHMIGARNVPLNQLEEKLTGTVKNKNVPLLLVCATGARAQRAVAMAKKLGYEQAQAVSGGLKAWKEANLPVEKA, encoded by the coding sequence ATCGAATTCGTCACCGCGAACTGGATGCTGCTGCTCATCGCGCTCAGCTCGGGTGGCCTGCTCGCGTGGCCGCTCGTCCGCGGCACCGGCGGCGGCTCCCTCACGGCCCAGGGGGCGGTGCAGCTCATCAACCGCGAGCGCGCGGTGCTGGTCGACGTGCGGGAACCCGAGGAGTTCGCCACCGGCCACATGATCGGCGCCCGGAACGTCCCGCTGAACCAGCTCGAGGAAAAACTGACCGGCACGGTCAAGAACAAGAACGTGCCGCTGCTGCTGGTCTGCGCCACCGGCGCCCGCGCCCAGCGCGCCGTGGCCATGGCGAAGAAACTGGGCTACGAGCAGGCCCAAGCCGTCTCCGGCGGGCTCAAGGCGTGGAAAGAGGCTAACCTGCCTGTCGAGAAGGCCTGA
- a CDS encoding DUF1328 domain-containing protein yields the protein MLYYAVVFLVIALIAAVLGFGGIAASAVGIAKILFVIFAVLAIASFLAGLLRRK from the coding sequence ATGTTGTATTACGCAGTGGTGTTTCTGGTCATCGCGCTGATCGCCGCCGTGCTCGGCTTCGGCGGCATTGCAGCCAGCGCGGTGGGCATCGCCAAGATCCTCTTCGTGATCTTCGCGGTGCTCGCCATTGCGAGCTTCCTCGCCGGCTTGCTACGACGCAAGTAG
- the moeB gene encoding molybdopterin-synthase adenylyltransferase MoeB yields MEDSELLRYSRHILLEEFGIDGQARVSAGRALVIGAGGLGSPVALYLAAAGVGHVALVDDDEVDLTNLQRQVAHTNARVGSLKVESAAQAMRDINPAITIETHALRADEALLARLVAEADVVIDCCDNFATRHAVNRACVAHGKPLVAGAAIRFDGQLSVYDTRDAASPCYACIFPPDAAFEETLCAVLGVFGPVVGTIGTLQASEALKLLAGIGPSLAGKLLMFDGRRTAFDTLQIARDPHCSVCAERPGR; encoded by the coding sequence ATGGAAGACAGCGAGCTCCTGCGCTATTCGCGCCACATCCTGCTCGAGGAATTCGGCATCGACGGCCAGGCGCGCGTCAGTGCCGGCCGGGCATTGGTCATCGGCGCGGGCGGCCTGGGGTCGCCCGTGGCGCTGTACCTCGCGGCCGCGGGCGTCGGCCACGTGGCGCTGGTCGACGACGACGAGGTCGACCTCACCAACCTCCAGCGCCAGGTCGCCCACACCAACGCGCGCGTGGGCAGCCTTAAGGTCGAGTCGGCCGCGCAGGCGATGCGCGACATCAATCCCGCGATCACCATCGAGACGCATGCGCTGCGCGCGGACGAGGCGCTGCTCGCGCGCCTGGTCGCGGAAGCGGACGTGGTGATCGACTGCTGCGACAACTTCGCCACCCGCCACGCCGTCAACCGCGCCTGCGTGGCGCATGGCAAGCCGCTGGTCGCGGGCGCGGCGATCCGCTTCGACGGCCAGCTGAGCGTCTACGACACGCGCGATGCAGCCTCCCCCTGCTACGCCTGCATCTTCCCGCCCGACGCGGCCTTCGAGGAAACGCTCTGCGCGGTGCTCGGCGTGTTCGGGCCCGTGGTCGGCACCATCGGCACGCTCCAGGCCAGCGAGGCGCTCAAGCTGCTCGCGGGGATCGGGCCGTCGCTCGCGGGCAAGCTGCTGATGTTCGACGGACGCCGCACGGCCTTCGACACGCTGCAGATCGCGCGCGACCCGCATTGCAGCGTGTGCGCCGAACGGCCGGGTCGCTGA
- the gpmA gene encoding 2,3-diphosphoglycerate-dependent phosphoglycerate mutase — MHKLVLIRHGESTWNLENRFTGWTDVDLTETGVEQAKQAGRLLKAEGYDFDVAYTSVLKRATRTLWHTLDELDRTWLPVVHSWRLNERHYGGLQGLNKAETAKKYGDEQVLIWRRSYNVPPPPLEADDPRSERGDIRYAKLSPEQIPLTECLKDTVARVLPFWNESMAPAIRTGRRLVVAAHGNSIRALVKYLDGISDDAIVGLNIPNGIPLVYELDDDLKPLRHYYLGDAAAAEKAAAAVASQGKG, encoded by the coding sequence ATGCACAAACTGGTACTGATCCGCCACGGCGAATCGACCTGGAACCTCGAAAACCGCTTCACCGGATGGACCGACGTCGACCTCACCGAGACCGGCGTCGAGCAGGCCAAGCAGGCCGGCCGGCTGCTCAAGGCCGAGGGCTACGACTTCGACGTGGCCTACACCAGCGTGCTCAAGCGCGCGACGCGCACCCTCTGGCACACGCTCGACGAACTCGACCGCACCTGGCTGCCCGTGGTGCATTCGTGGCGCCTGAACGAGCGCCACTACGGCGGCCTGCAGGGGCTCAACAAGGCCGAAACGGCCAAGAAGTACGGCGACGAGCAGGTGCTGATCTGGCGCCGCAGCTACAACGTGCCGCCGCCCCCGCTCGAAGCCGACGACCCGCGCAGCGAGCGCGGCGACATCCGCTACGCCAAGCTCTCGCCGGAGCAGATTCCGCTGACCGAATGCCTGAAGGACACGGTGGCGCGCGTGCTGCCGTTCTGGAACGAATCGATGGCGCCGGCCATCCGCACCGGCCGCCGGCTGGTGGTGGCGGCGCACGGCAACTCGATCCGCGCGCTGGTCAAGTACCTCGACGGCATCTCTGACGATGCGATCGTCGGACTGAACATCCCGAACGGCATTCCGCTGGTGTACGAGCTGGACGACGACCTCAAGCCGCTGCGCCACTACTACCTGGGCGACGCGGCAGCCGCCGAAAAGGCCGCCGCGGCGGTGGCCTCCCAGGGCAAGGGCTGA
- a CDS encoding BON domain-containing protein, whose amino-acid sequence MNKTHRSTLAAVLLSGAALSLVACDNSDNRTAGQKLDSALAKTEQAAETAAAKTADALKDAKAKVDASGTTAEVKDAAKDTGAAVSATVSDATITASVSAGLAKDPDLSAIKIDVDTKGGVVSLKGPAPTAAAKARAEEIAKGVQGVSSVNNLLEVRG is encoded by the coding sequence ATGAACAAGACGCATCGTTCCACCCTTGCCGCCGTGCTGCTGTCGGGCGCGGCACTGAGCCTCGTCGCATGCGACAACTCGGACAACCGCACCGCGGGCCAGAAGCTCGACAGCGCCCTCGCCAAGACCGAGCAGGCCGCCGAGACCGCCGCCGCCAAGACCGCGGACGCCCTCAAGGACGCGAAGGCGAAGGTCGATGCCTCGGGCACCACCGCCGAAGTGAAGGATGCCGCCAAGGACACCGGCGCCGCCGTGAGCGCCACGGTGAGCGACGCCACGATCACCGCCTCGGTGTCCGCGGGGCTCGCGAAGGATCCGGACCTGAGCGCGATCAAGATCGACGTCGACACGAAGGGCGGCGTGGTGAGCCTGAAGGGCCCGGCGCCCACGGCCGCGGCCAAGGCGCGCGCCGAGGAGATCGCCAAGGGCGTGCAGGGCGTGAGCTCGGTGAACAACCTGCTCGAAGTCCGCGGCTGA